In Crassostrea angulata isolate pt1a10 chromosome 6, ASM2561291v2, whole genome shotgun sequence, a genomic segment contains:
- the LOC128187089 gene encoding uncharacterized protein LOC128187089 isoform X16 — protein MSYEQNVKPWSGMYMQQTTYKHDYNPAGGISPRNRQTNYPYGADAPKADIPGPYNNFRPRYGDPLPQHIRDQLRNYLDGQRFDDQPLTDRQRIKRGEEWIGGRRYDEPMTDRGVYGPPRRQYYERERGRDLSPYRGDDRIYNVLDNGRRTSLDRPINRNRDNEFERQNLRLGRHTSLDRYDLMDKRKENLKQYIQNRRRDPFEGLYQDRGRNGSPERYYDRGRDNGRGRDFDRRRDESPGKYSRLFRDKFKYLDLYERPAQPMIDSYADHRKMTDRTTYKDYGEFLQEKIKLDELKKQPVEYPAANLRDHLTHRETYREQMHGPEMVRKPYNSQDKLLERERQLEAQIRREMEKIELHDGNFKPWARDAKNPTHHVPKSTNSGVYLFIRTNKLAKADVVKALQEGRSVLANSYGQLKGIATNREIQLLEGQEGWNIRANMTRTGDYWLERSQDSTVIDDMILVIWFPTFNDAEKWVISERKFKTPSFPEPYGSDVMILPLNDSQPQERIAYTYITTEYPRQLDPVMFRENFVPKIKEVLYKHGNDGFFIQSVGAKVIRGHWVKPSSLITTIRFNTRQDALNFFLDPEYKQIRLEISRRIEQLPVYMNWFKPVSFMFTLDKYV, from the exons ATGTCATAC GAGCAGAACGTCAAGCCGTGGTCCGGGATG TACATGCAACAGACCACATACAAACATGATTACAACCCGGCGGGAGGG ATCTCACCGAGGAACAGACAGACCAATTACCCTTACGGAGCCGACGCCCCCAAGGCGGACATTCCCGGTCCTTACAACAACTTCCGGCCCAGATATGGCGACCCCCTCCCCCAGCATATCAGAGAT cAGCTTCGTAATTAT TTGGACGGACAAAGATTTGATGACCAGCCTCTCACCGACAGG CAAAGAATAAAACGGGGAGAGGAATGGATTGGAGGG AGACGATATGACGAGCCTATGACGGACCGAGGG GTTTACGGTCCACCAAGAAGG CAGTATTACGAGAGGGAGCGAGGCCGGGATCTGTCGCCTTACCGG GGAGATGACAGAATTTATAATGTGTTGGATAATGGTCGAAGAACCTCTTTAGATAGG CCAATAAATAGAAACAGGGACAATGAATTTGAAAGG CAAAATTTGAGGCTTGGGCGCCATACCTCCTTAGATAGG tacGATTTAATGGATAAACGAAAAGAAAATCTGAAGCAA TACATCCAAAACAGGAGGAGGGACCCGTTTGAGGGACTG TATCAAGACAGAGGGAGAAACGGGTCACCCGAAAGG TATTACGACCGTGGGAGAGACAATGGTAGGGGTCGGGACTTTGACAGGAGGAGAGACGAGTCCCCTGGCAAG TACTCTCGCCTATTCCGTGACAAGTTCAAATATCTCGACTTG TACGAGAGGCCAGCACAACCAATGATTGACAGCTACGCTGACCATCGG aaaatgaccGACAGAACGACATACAAGGACTATGGAGAG TTTCTGCAAGAAAAGATAAAATTGGATGAACTTAAAAAG cAACCCGTAGAATACCCGGCCGCTAATCTT AGGGATCACCTAACCCACAGGGAGACCTACAGGGAGCAAATGCATGGGCCGGAAATGGTGAGAAAACCTTACAACAGCCAGGATAAGTTGCTGGAGAGGGAACGGCAGCTTGAAGCTCAGATCCGTCGGGAAATGGAAAAAATCGAGTTGCATGACGGGAATTTCAAACCCTGGGCGAGGGATGCTAAGAACCCCACGCATCACGTG CCCAAGTCCACCAACAGTGGAGTCTACCTCTTCATCAGAACCAACAAACTCGCCAAGGCTGACGTCGTCAAGGCTCTACAGGAGGGACGCTCCGTGCTGGCCAACTCATACGGGCAACTCAAGGGCATCGCTACCAACAGGGAG ATTCAGTTGCTGGAGGGACAAGAAGGGTGGAACATCCGGGCGAATATGACGCGCACTGGGGACTATTGGCTGGAGCGTTCCCAGGATTCAACAGTCATCGACGACATGATCCTGGTCATCTGGTTCCCGACCTTTAACGACGCCGAGAAGTGGGTCATCAGCGAGAGGAAGTTTAAGACTCCCAGCTTTCCCGAACCTTACGGAAGTGACGTTATGATTCTTCCTTTAAACGATAGCCAGCCACAAG AGCGGATCGCCTACACCTACATTACCACGGAATACCCCCGCCAGCTGGATCCAGTCATGTTTCGAGAAAACTTCGTTCCTAAGATCAAAGAAGTGCTCTACAAGCATGGCAACGACGGGTTCTTCATTCAGTCGGTCGGAGCAAAGGTTATCCGGGGTCACTGGGTCAAACCCAGCAGCCTCATTACCACCATCAGATTCAACACCAGACAAGACGCTCTTAACTTTTTCCTAGACC CGGAATACAAACAAATTCGTCTGGAAATTAGTAGACGTATCGAACAACTTCCGGTTTACATGAACTGGTTTAAACCGGTCAGCTTTATGTTTACCCTGGACAAATATGTGTAA
- the LOC128187089 gene encoding uncharacterized protein LOC128187089 isoform X6, which translates to MSYKLATDVYMQQSTYRHDFVPTNGISPRNRQTNYPYGADAPKADIPGPYNNFRPRYGDPLPQHIRDQLRNYLDGQRFDDQPLTDRQRIKRGEEWIGGRRYDEPMTDRGVYGPPRRQYYERERGRDLSPYRGDDRIYNVLDNGRRTSLDRPINRNRDNEFERQNLRLGRHTSLDRYDLMDKRKENLKQYIQNRRRDPFEGLYQDRGRNGSPERYYDRGRDNGRGRDFDRRRDESPGKFREWDRDRNGYNGYNDRYSRLFRDKFKYLDLYERPAQPMIDSYADHRKMTDRTTYKDYGEFLQEKIKLDELKKQPVEYPAANLRDHLTHRETYREQMHGPEMVRKPYNSQDKLLERERQLEAQIRREMEKIELHDGNFKPWARDAKNPTHHVPKSTNSGVYLFIRTNKLAKADVVKALQEGRSVLANSYGQLKGIATNREIQLLEGQEGWNIRANMTRTGDYWLERSQDSTVIDDMILVIWFPTFNDAEKWVISERKFKTPSFPEPYGSDVMILPLNDSQPQERIAYTYITTEYPRQLDPVMFRENFVPKIKEVLYKHGNDGFFIQSVGAKVIRGHWVKPSSLITTIRFNTRQDALNFFLDPEYKQIRLEISRRIEQLPVYMNWFKPVSFMFTLDKYV; encoded by the exons ATGTCATAC aaGCTAGCCACAGACGTt TACATGCAACAGTCGACGTACAGGCACGACTTTGTACCGACCAACGGG ATCTCACCGAGGAACAGACAGACCAATTACCCTTACGGAGCCGACGCCCCCAAGGCGGACATTCCCGGTCCTTACAACAACTTCCGGCCCAGATATGGCGACCCCCTCCCCCAGCATATCAGAGAT cAGCTTCGTAATTAT TTGGACGGACAAAGATTTGATGACCAGCCTCTCACCGACAGG CAAAGAATAAAACGGGGAGAGGAATGGATTGGAGGG AGACGATATGACGAGCCTATGACGGACCGAGGG GTTTACGGTCCACCAAGAAGG CAGTATTACGAGAGGGAGCGAGGCCGGGATCTGTCGCCTTACCGG GGAGATGACAGAATTTATAATGTGTTGGATAATGGTCGAAGAACCTCTTTAGATAGG CCAATAAATAGAAACAGGGACAATGAATTTGAAAGG CAAAATTTGAGGCTTGGGCGCCATACCTCCTTAGATAGG tacGATTTAATGGATAAACGAAAAGAAAATCTGAAGCAA TACATCCAAAACAGGAGGAGGGACCCGTTTGAGGGACTG TATCAAGACAGAGGGAGAAACGGGTCACCCGAAAGG TATTACGACCGTGGGAGAGACAATGGTAGGGGTCGGGACTTTGACAGGAGGAGAGACGAGTCCCCTGGCAAG TTTAGAGAATGGGATCGGGATCGGAATGGTTATAATGGTTATAATGATCGG TACTCTCGCCTATTCCGTGACAAGTTCAAATATCTCGACTTG TACGAGAGGCCAGCACAACCAATGATTGACAGCTACGCTGACCATCGG aaaatgaccGACAGAACGACATACAAGGACTATGGAGAG TTTCTGCAAGAAAAGATAAAATTGGATGAACTTAAAAAG cAACCCGTAGAATACCCGGCCGCTAATCTT AGGGATCACCTAACCCACAGGGAGACCTACAGGGAGCAAATGCATGGGCCGGAAATGGTGAGAAAACCTTACAACAGCCAGGATAAGTTGCTGGAGAGGGAACGGCAGCTTGAAGCTCAGATCCGTCGGGAAATGGAAAAAATCGAGTTGCATGACGGGAATTTCAAACCCTGGGCGAGGGATGCTAAGAACCCCACGCATCACGTG CCCAAGTCCACCAACAGTGGAGTCTACCTCTTCATCAGAACCAACAAACTCGCCAAGGCTGACGTCGTCAAGGCTCTACAGGAGGGACGCTCCGTGCTGGCCAACTCATACGGGCAACTCAAGGGCATCGCTACCAACAGGGAG ATTCAGTTGCTGGAGGGACAAGAAGGGTGGAACATCCGGGCGAATATGACGCGCACTGGGGACTATTGGCTGGAGCGTTCCCAGGATTCAACAGTCATCGACGACATGATCCTGGTCATCTGGTTCCCGACCTTTAACGACGCCGAGAAGTGGGTCATCAGCGAGAGGAAGTTTAAGACTCCCAGCTTTCCCGAACCTTACGGAAGTGACGTTATGATTCTTCCTTTAAACGATAGCCAGCCACAAG AGCGGATCGCCTACACCTACATTACCACGGAATACCCCCGCCAGCTGGATCCAGTCATGTTTCGAGAAAACTTCGTTCCTAAGATCAAAGAAGTGCTCTACAAGCATGGCAACGACGGGTTCTTCATTCAGTCGGTCGGAGCAAAGGTTATCCGGGGTCACTGGGTCAAACCCAGCAGCCTCATTACCACCATCAGATTCAACACCAGACAAGACGCTCTTAACTTTTTCCTAGACC CGGAATACAAACAAATTCGTCTGGAAATTAGTAGACGTATCGAACAACTTCCGGTTTACATGAACTGGTTTAAACCGGTCAGCTTTATGTTTACCCTGGACAAATATGTGTAA
- the LOC128187089 gene encoding uncharacterized protein LOC128187089 isoform X3 — MSYPVALWPMTRYMQQTTYKHDYNPAGGISPRNRQTNYPYGADAPKADIPGPYNNFRPRYGDPLPQHIRDQLRNYLDGQRFDDQPLTDRQRIKRGEEWIGGRRYDEPMTDRGVYGPPRRQYYERERGRDLSPYRGDDRIYNVLDNGRRTSLDRPINRNRDNEFERQNLRLGRHTSLDRYDLMDKRKENLKQYIQNRRRDPFEGLYQDRGRNGSPERYYDRGRDNGRGRDFDRRRDESPGKFREWDRDRNGYNGYNDRYSRLFRDKFKYLDLYERPAQPMIDSYADHRKMTDRTTYKDYGEFLQEKIKLDELKKQPVEYPAANLRDHLTHRETYREQMHGPEMVRKPYNSQDKLLERERQLEAQIRREMEKIELHDGNFKPWARDAKNPTHHVPKSTNSGVYLFIRTNKLAKADVVKALQEGRSVLANSYGQLKGIATNREIQLLEGQEGWNIRANMTRTGDYWLERSQDSTVIDDMILVIWFPTFNDAEKWVISERKFKTPSFPEPYGSDVMILPLNDSQPQERIAYTYITTEYPRQLDPVMFRENFVPKIKEVLYKHGNDGFFIQSVGAKVIRGHWVKPSSLITTIRFNTRQDALNFFLDPEYKQIRLEISRRIEQLPVYMNWFKPVSFMFTLDKYV, encoded by the exons ATGTCATAC CCCGTAGCATTATGGCCAATGACTAGG TACATGCAACAGACCACATACAAACATGATTACAACCCGGCGGGAGGG ATCTCACCGAGGAACAGACAGACCAATTACCCTTACGGAGCCGACGCCCCCAAGGCGGACATTCCCGGTCCTTACAACAACTTCCGGCCCAGATATGGCGACCCCCTCCCCCAGCATATCAGAGAT cAGCTTCGTAATTAT TTGGACGGACAAAGATTTGATGACCAGCCTCTCACCGACAGG CAAAGAATAAAACGGGGAGAGGAATGGATTGGAGGG AGACGATATGACGAGCCTATGACGGACCGAGGG GTTTACGGTCCACCAAGAAGG CAGTATTACGAGAGGGAGCGAGGCCGGGATCTGTCGCCTTACCGG GGAGATGACAGAATTTATAATGTGTTGGATAATGGTCGAAGAACCTCTTTAGATAGG CCAATAAATAGAAACAGGGACAATGAATTTGAAAGG CAAAATTTGAGGCTTGGGCGCCATACCTCCTTAGATAGG tacGATTTAATGGATAAACGAAAAGAAAATCTGAAGCAA TACATCCAAAACAGGAGGAGGGACCCGTTTGAGGGACTG TATCAAGACAGAGGGAGAAACGGGTCACCCGAAAGG TATTACGACCGTGGGAGAGACAATGGTAGGGGTCGGGACTTTGACAGGAGGAGAGACGAGTCCCCTGGCAAG TTTAGAGAATGGGATCGGGATCGGAATGGTTATAATGGTTATAATGATCGG TACTCTCGCCTATTCCGTGACAAGTTCAAATATCTCGACTTG TACGAGAGGCCAGCACAACCAATGATTGACAGCTACGCTGACCATCGG aaaatgaccGACAGAACGACATACAAGGACTATGGAGAG TTTCTGCAAGAAAAGATAAAATTGGATGAACTTAAAAAG cAACCCGTAGAATACCCGGCCGCTAATCTT AGGGATCACCTAACCCACAGGGAGACCTACAGGGAGCAAATGCATGGGCCGGAAATGGTGAGAAAACCTTACAACAGCCAGGATAAGTTGCTGGAGAGGGAACGGCAGCTTGAAGCTCAGATCCGTCGGGAAATGGAAAAAATCGAGTTGCATGACGGGAATTTCAAACCCTGGGCGAGGGATGCTAAGAACCCCACGCATCACGTG CCCAAGTCCACCAACAGTGGAGTCTACCTCTTCATCAGAACCAACAAACTCGCCAAGGCTGACGTCGTCAAGGCTCTACAGGAGGGACGCTCCGTGCTGGCCAACTCATACGGGCAACTCAAGGGCATCGCTACCAACAGGGAG ATTCAGTTGCTGGAGGGACAAGAAGGGTGGAACATCCGGGCGAATATGACGCGCACTGGGGACTATTGGCTGGAGCGTTCCCAGGATTCAACAGTCATCGACGACATGATCCTGGTCATCTGGTTCCCGACCTTTAACGACGCCGAGAAGTGGGTCATCAGCGAGAGGAAGTTTAAGACTCCCAGCTTTCCCGAACCTTACGGAAGTGACGTTATGATTCTTCCTTTAAACGATAGCCAGCCACAAG AGCGGATCGCCTACACCTACATTACCACGGAATACCCCCGCCAGCTGGATCCAGTCATGTTTCGAGAAAACTTCGTTCCTAAGATCAAAGAAGTGCTCTACAAGCATGGCAACGACGGGTTCTTCATTCAGTCGGTCGGAGCAAAGGTTATCCGGGGTCACTGGGTCAAACCCAGCAGCCTCATTACCACCATCAGATTCAACACCAGACAAGACGCTCTTAACTTTTTCCTAGACC CGGAATACAAACAAATTCGTCTGGAAATTAGTAGACGTATCGAACAACTTCCGGTTTACATGAACTGGTTTAAACCGGTCAGCTTTATGTTTACCCTGGACAAATATGTGTAA
- the LOC128187089 gene encoding uncharacterized protein LOC128187089 isoform X2, protein MSYEQNVKPWSGMYMQQSTYRHDFVPTNGISPRNRQTNYPYGADAPKADIPGPYNNFRPRYGDPLPQHIRDQLRNYLDGQRFDDQPLTDRQRIKRGEEWIGGRRYDEPMTDRGVYGPPRRQYYERERGRDLSPYRGDDRIYNVLDNGRRTSLDRPINRNRDNEFERQNLRLGRHTSLDRYDLMDKRKENLKQYIQNRRRDPFEGLYQDRGRNGSPERYYDRGRDNGRGRDFDRRRDESPGKFREWDRDRNGYNGYNDRYSRLFRDKFKYLDLYERPAQPMIDSYADHRKMTDRTTYKDYGEFLQEKIKLDELKKQPVEYPAANLRDHLTHRETYREQMHGPEMVRKPYNSQDKLLERERQLEAQIRREMEKIELHDGNFKPWARDAKNPTHHVPKSTNSGVYLFIRTNKLAKADVVKALQEGRSVLANSYGQLKGIATNREIQLLEGQEGWNIRANMTRTGDYWLERSQDSTVIDDMILVIWFPTFNDAEKWVISERKFKTPSFPEPYGSDVMILPLNDSQPQERIAYTYITTEYPRQLDPVMFRENFVPKIKEVLYKHGNDGFFIQSVGAKVIRGHWVKPSSLITTIRFNTRQDALNFFLDPEYKQIRLEISRRIEQLPVYMNWFKPVSFMFTLDKYV, encoded by the exons ATGTCATAC GAGCAGAACGTCAAGCCGTGGTCCGGGATG TACATGCAACAGTCGACGTACAGGCACGACTTTGTACCGACCAACGGG ATCTCACCGAGGAACAGACAGACCAATTACCCTTACGGAGCCGACGCCCCCAAGGCGGACATTCCCGGTCCTTACAACAACTTCCGGCCCAGATATGGCGACCCCCTCCCCCAGCATATCAGAGAT cAGCTTCGTAATTAT TTGGACGGACAAAGATTTGATGACCAGCCTCTCACCGACAGG CAAAGAATAAAACGGGGAGAGGAATGGATTGGAGGG AGACGATATGACGAGCCTATGACGGACCGAGGG GTTTACGGTCCACCAAGAAGG CAGTATTACGAGAGGGAGCGAGGCCGGGATCTGTCGCCTTACCGG GGAGATGACAGAATTTATAATGTGTTGGATAATGGTCGAAGAACCTCTTTAGATAGG CCAATAAATAGAAACAGGGACAATGAATTTGAAAGG CAAAATTTGAGGCTTGGGCGCCATACCTCCTTAGATAGG tacGATTTAATGGATAAACGAAAAGAAAATCTGAAGCAA TACATCCAAAACAGGAGGAGGGACCCGTTTGAGGGACTG TATCAAGACAGAGGGAGAAACGGGTCACCCGAAAGG TATTACGACCGTGGGAGAGACAATGGTAGGGGTCGGGACTTTGACAGGAGGAGAGACGAGTCCCCTGGCAAG TTTAGAGAATGGGATCGGGATCGGAATGGTTATAATGGTTATAATGATCGG TACTCTCGCCTATTCCGTGACAAGTTCAAATATCTCGACTTG TACGAGAGGCCAGCACAACCAATGATTGACAGCTACGCTGACCATCGG aaaatgaccGACAGAACGACATACAAGGACTATGGAGAG TTTCTGCAAGAAAAGATAAAATTGGATGAACTTAAAAAG cAACCCGTAGAATACCCGGCCGCTAATCTT AGGGATCACCTAACCCACAGGGAGACCTACAGGGAGCAAATGCATGGGCCGGAAATGGTGAGAAAACCTTACAACAGCCAGGATAAGTTGCTGGAGAGGGAACGGCAGCTTGAAGCTCAGATCCGTCGGGAAATGGAAAAAATCGAGTTGCATGACGGGAATTTCAAACCCTGGGCGAGGGATGCTAAGAACCCCACGCATCACGTG CCCAAGTCCACCAACAGTGGAGTCTACCTCTTCATCAGAACCAACAAACTCGCCAAGGCTGACGTCGTCAAGGCTCTACAGGAGGGACGCTCCGTGCTGGCCAACTCATACGGGCAACTCAAGGGCATCGCTACCAACAGGGAG ATTCAGTTGCTGGAGGGACAAGAAGGGTGGAACATCCGGGCGAATATGACGCGCACTGGGGACTATTGGCTGGAGCGTTCCCAGGATTCAACAGTCATCGACGACATGATCCTGGTCATCTGGTTCCCGACCTTTAACGACGCCGAGAAGTGGGTCATCAGCGAGAGGAAGTTTAAGACTCCCAGCTTTCCCGAACCTTACGGAAGTGACGTTATGATTCTTCCTTTAAACGATAGCCAGCCACAAG AGCGGATCGCCTACACCTACATTACCACGGAATACCCCCGCCAGCTGGATCCAGTCATGTTTCGAGAAAACTTCGTTCCTAAGATCAAAGAAGTGCTCTACAAGCATGGCAACGACGGGTTCTTCATTCAGTCGGTCGGAGCAAAGGTTATCCGGGGTCACTGGGTCAAACCCAGCAGCCTCATTACCACCATCAGATTCAACACCAGACAAGACGCTCTTAACTTTTTCCTAGACC CGGAATACAAACAAATTCGTCTGGAAATTAGTAGACGTATCGAACAACTTCCGGTTTACATGAACTGGTTTAAACCGGTCAGCTTTATGTTTACCCTGGACAAATATGTGTAA
- the LOC128187089 gene encoding uncharacterized protein LOC128187089 isoform X28, with the protein MSYEQNVKPWSGMYMQQTTYKHDYNPAGGISPRNRQTNYPYGADAPKADIPGPYNNFRPRYGDPLPQHIRDQLRNYLDGQRFDDQPLTDRQRIKRGEEWIGGRRYDEPMTDRGQYYERERGRDLSPYRGDDRIYNVLDNGRRTSLDRYQDRGRNGSPERYYDRGRDNGRGRDFDRRRDESPGKFREWDRDRNGYNGYNDRYSRLFRDKFKYLDLYERPAQPMIDSYADHRKMTDRTTYKDYGEFLQEKIKLDELKKQPVEYPAANLRDHLTHRETYREQMHGPEMVRKPYNSQDKLLERERQLEAQIRREMEKIELHDGNFKPWARDAKNPTHHVPKSTNSGVYLFIRTNKLAKADVVKALQEGRSVLANSYGQLKGIATNREIQLLEGQEGWNIRANMTRTGDYWLERSQDSTVIDDMILVIWFPTFNDAEKWVISERKFKTPSFPEPYGSDVMILPLNDSQPQERIAYTYITTEYPRQLDPVMFRENFVPKIKEVLYKHGNDGFFIQSVGAKVIRGHWVKPSSLITTIRFNTRQDALNFFLDPEYKQIRLEISRRIEQLPVYMNWFKPVSFMFTLDKYV; encoded by the exons ATGTCATAC GAGCAGAACGTCAAGCCGTGGTCCGGGATG TACATGCAACAGACCACATACAAACATGATTACAACCCGGCGGGAGGG ATCTCACCGAGGAACAGACAGACCAATTACCCTTACGGAGCCGACGCCCCCAAGGCGGACATTCCCGGTCCTTACAACAACTTCCGGCCCAGATATGGCGACCCCCTCCCCCAGCATATCAGAGAT cAGCTTCGTAATTAT TTGGACGGACAAAGATTTGATGACCAGCCTCTCACCGACAGG CAAAGAATAAAACGGGGAGAGGAATGGATTGGAGGG AGACGATATGACGAGCCTATGACGGACCGAGGG CAGTATTACGAGAGGGAGCGAGGCCGGGATCTGTCGCCTTACCGG GGAGATGACAGAATTTATAATGTGTTGGATAATGGTCGAAGAACCTCTTTAGATAGG TATCAAGACAGAGGGAGAAACGGGTCACCCGAAAGG TATTACGACCGTGGGAGAGACAATGGTAGGGGTCGGGACTTTGACAGGAGGAGAGACGAGTCCCCTGGCAAG TTTAGAGAATGGGATCGGGATCGGAATGGTTATAATGGTTATAATGATCGG TACTCTCGCCTATTCCGTGACAAGTTCAAATATCTCGACTTG TACGAGAGGCCAGCACAACCAATGATTGACAGCTACGCTGACCATCGG aaaatgaccGACAGAACGACATACAAGGACTATGGAGAG TTTCTGCAAGAAAAGATAAAATTGGATGAACTTAAAAAG cAACCCGTAGAATACCCGGCCGCTAATCTT AGGGATCACCTAACCCACAGGGAGACCTACAGGGAGCAAATGCATGGGCCGGAAATGGTGAGAAAACCTTACAACAGCCAGGATAAGTTGCTGGAGAGGGAACGGCAGCTTGAAGCTCAGATCCGTCGGGAAATGGAAAAAATCGAGTTGCATGACGGGAATTTCAAACCCTGGGCGAGGGATGCTAAGAACCCCACGCATCACGTG CCCAAGTCCACCAACAGTGGAGTCTACCTCTTCATCAGAACCAACAAACTCGCCAAGGCTGACGTCGTCAAGGCTCTACAGGAGGGACGCTCCGTGCTGGCCAACTCATACGGGCAACTCAAGGGCATCGCTACCAACAGGGAG ATTCAGTTGCTGGAGGGACAAGAAGGGTGGAACATCCGGGCGAATATGACGCGCACTGGGGACTATTGGCTGGAGCGTTCCCAGGATTCAACAGTCATCGACGACATGATCCTGGTCATCTGGTTCCCGACCTTTAACGACGCCGAGAAGTGGGTCATCAGCGAGAGGAAGTTTAAGACTCCCAGCTTTCCCGAACCTTACGGAAGTGACGTTATGATTCTTCCTTTAAACGATAGCCAGCCACAAG AGCGGATCGCCTACACCTACATTACCACGGAATACCCCCGCCAGCTGGATCCAGTCATGTTTCGAGAAAACTTCGTTCCTAAGATCAAAGAAGTGCTCTACAAGCATGGCAACGACGGGTTCTTCATTCAGTCGGTCGGAGCAAAGGTTATCCGGGGTCACTGGGTCAAACCCAGCAGCCTCATTACCACCATCAGATTCAACACCAGACAAGACGCTCTTAACTTTTTCCTAGACC CGGAATACAAACAAATTCGTCTGGAAATTAGTAGACGTATCGAACAACTTCCGGTTTACATGAACTGGTTTAAACCGGTCAGCTTTATGTTTACCCTGGACAAATATGTGTAA